Proteins from a genomic interval of Osmia bicornis bicornis chromosome 13, iOsmBic2.1, whole genome shotgun sequence:
- the LOC114880282 gene encoding mediator of DNA damage checkpoint protein 1 isoform X8: MPANKGNLSTPHKEKAGNGLTSGASKKKKRCTVKHKKHCKQYLQLHSEYRSTYTWHEYTGPHQEHTVVRRAPQPPPTSTKQPSAKLQSAKSTEDENNEGPTLEPPLPRRKKCPELAYKTHEFITAADGGGVDAVDSNVVADKVREVTAQSGLPPSQLSKAISRISTEYRLQFAWPRRPQLMNGETVAPGVPAAGIPAGTTGPPRKSLSMGALKQGIAPTGPAPVHKKRPGDVDHKRDGMQASELEPLVGGTGTDTIDGAVPEGDEREEDVSDLKITFRSVTKEEKEKENTRKVAPITTTMTMPPAGQPSCEQTRPIHGILQDDSKTDIERVSSLARARKDFLIRHHLDRTTGVGDGALLPSPTREKLEPVIPRRREDAKEHREEIQPKTKSSPKNSPRTGRSQSLGPTVTERRSPKRQPPRAPSVTKEAKEKEKEREPKDKEKEHREKSGEPERHPRPRVVAGVSVTGPGHVRWSIREPSAVSSTGSSSSVPPLPPPPSGPGPTPFYRRSPQVHRKSFLATTAPPHRPLHHAKPSTTSTSTITTTTSTTVKPSVKHSVHTSVHHPPASSAAAAARPDRVKDISRCQQGPHEAQAKTNRDQPAAAAAAAAAADRSKSSSDSRYASNQANQANAVQPMTAEPQINGDVTGGESSVASTPPSQTQPPAMSATAVSPWIDDEPVVKSPPEPTRVKSPEQMIMRSPEPVNWTVPLDTGKTFTVTQNVREEPLTRPHSEAKTWAPSSAPSAPQSAPPELAAQHKSQHSQHSGYKSPESESVSLGSFTGLNGHKDMDSERDSPLPTNVQSASTPVQAEKEAGSVEEESKDQQRSEPSIKPVAGTNLRCLEDPGFEYDRKKDVGAQPTTTATMTTPSSSTPQPGYRILEAESPQAAGTTGGYHVLEAPTVVPGSAQRSAASEVLEKARNRFDKFWGKGSGSEN; the protein is encoded by the exons ATGCCCGCCAACAAGGGAAACCTGTCGACACCTCACAAAGAAAAGGCTGGAAACGGTTTAACCAGTGGAGCatcgaaaaagaagaaacgctGCACCGTTAAGCATAAAAAACATTGCAAGCAATATCTG CAGCTCCATTCAGAGTATAGGAGCACGTACACATGGCACGAATACACTGGACCACACCAGGAGCACACGGTCGTCCGTCGAGCACCTCAACCACCGCCGACGTCGA CGAAGCAACCGAGCGCGAAGCTACAATCGGCCAAGTCAACCGAGGATGAAAACAACGAAG GGCCCACGTTGGAACCACCGTTGCCCAGACGAAAAAAATGCCCGGAACTCGCGTACAAGACGCACGAGTTCATCACGGCGGCCGACGGTGGTGGCGTCGATGCCGTCGATTCGAACGTTGTAGCTGACAAAGTTCGG GAAGTTACAGCGCAATCGGGTCTACCACCTAGCCAGCTGAGCAAAGCGATATCGCGAATCAGCACGGAGTATCGGTTGCAGTTTGCTTGGCCTAGACGACCTCAACTGATGAACGGCGAGACAGTAGCGCCGGGAGTTCCAGCTGCCGGAATTCCAGCAGGTACGACAGGACCACCTAGAAAGTCTCTCAGCATGGGAGCTCTTAAGCAGGGTATCGCCCCTACAGGACCTGCCCCGGTGCACAAGAAACGACCCGGTGACGTCGATCACAAACGCGATG gGATGCAGGCATCGGAGCTGGAACCCCTGGTCGGAGGAACTGGAACGGACACTATCGACGGTGCGGTGCCCGAGGGCGACGAGCGCGAAGAAGACGTGTCCGACTTGAAAATAACTTTCAG GTCAGTGAcgaaggaagagaaagagaaggagaacaCGAGGAAGGTTGCCCCGATTACCACCACGATGACCATGCCTCCAGCTGGTCAGCCATCTTGCGAACAAACTAGACCTATTCATGGAATACTGCAGGACGATTCAAAAACC GATATCGAAAGAGTATCGAGTCTTGCTCGCGCAAGAAAAGATTTCTTGATTCGCCACCATCTGGATCGTACTACTGGCGTGG GCGATGGTGCACTGCTTCCCTCTCCGACGAGAGAGAAGCTGGAGCCTGTCATACCGCGACGTCGAGAGGACGCGAAGGAGCATCGTGAGGAAATTCAGCCTAAAACAAAATCTAGTCCGAAGAATAGTCCAAGAACTGGTCGTTCTCAGAGTCTTGGACCAACTGTTACGGAACGTCGATCACCGAAACGTCAACCACCGCGTGCACCATCCGTCACTAAAGAAGCTAAA gagaaagagaaagaaagagagccAAAGGATAAGGAGAAAGAGCATAGAGAGAAGAGCGGAGAGCCTGAAAGGCATCCACGACCGA GAGTGGTAGCGGGTGTTTCAGTCACGGGCCCTGGCCACGTGCGTTGGAGCATACGGGAACCGTCGGCGGTTTCCTCGACCGGTTCGTCGAGCAGCGTGCCGCCATTACCGCCACCACCCTCGGGCCCAGGGCCTACTCCGTTCTACAGGAGGTCCCCACAGGTCCACCGGAAAT CCTTCCTCGCAACCACCGCCCCTCCCCATCGCCCTCTTCATCATGCCAAACCTTCAACCACCTCCACAAGTACCATCACAACCACCACAAGTACAACCGTAAAACCCTCGGTAAAGCATTCGGTTCATACGAGTGTCCATCACCCACCTGCGTCGAGCGCTGCCGCTGCGGCCAGGCCGGACCGTGTTAAAGATATAAGCCGGTGCCAACAAGGTCCGCACGAAGCTCAGGCAAAAACAAACCGTGACCAGCCAGCTGCGGCTGCGGCCGCAGCCGCCGCCGCCGATCGATCCAAATCATCCTCCGATAGTCGATACGCGTCAAATCAAGCCAATCAAGCTAACGCCGTCCAACCTA TGACGGCAGAGCCGCAAATAAACGGGGACGTGACCGGAGGAGAGTCGAGCGTCGCGTCAACTCCGCCGTCACAGACCCAGCCACCAGCAATGTCTGCCACCGCCGTAAGCCCGTGGATCGACGACGAACCGGTGGTGAAAAGTCCACCGGAACCGACCAGAGTCAAATCACCGGAACAGATGATCATGCGGTCGCCGGAACCGGTCAACTGGACGGTACCTCTGGATACAGGCAAGACGTTTACTGTCACGCAAAACGTCAGGGAAG AACCCCTAACGCGTCCGCATAGCGAAGCTAAGACATGGGCACCCTCCTCGGCACCTTCGGCGCCCCAGTCAGCACCACCTGAACTGGCGGCTCAGCACAAGTCGCAACATTCCCAACATTCCGGCTACAAATCACCGGAAAGCGAAAGCGTTTCCCTTGGTAGCTTCACTGGTCTAAATGGACACAAGGATATGGACTCGGAAAGAGACAGCCCGTTGCCCACGAACGTACAGAGTGCCAGCACACCTGTGCAGGCTGAAAAG GAAGCAGGAAGTGTCGAGGAGGAATCGAAAGACCAACAGAGATCGGAACCATCTATAAAACCAGTAGCAGGAACGAATTTAAGATGCCTAGAGGATCCAGGGTTCGAGTACGACAGGAAGAAGGATGTTGGTGCGCAGCCTACGACTACGGCAACCATGACTACACCGTCATCGTCGACTCCTCAACCAGGTTACCGTATCCTAGAGGCCGAATCGCCTCAAGCTGCTGGCACAACTGGCGGTTATCACGTGCTAGAGGCACCGACAGTGGTTCCAGGTTCGGCCCAACGTTCCGCGGCAAGCGAAGTATTAGAAAAGGCACGAAATCGCTTCGATAAGTTTTGGGGAAAGGGTAGCGGTTCAGAGAATTAG
- the LOC114880282 gene encoding bromodomain-containing protein 4 isoform X2, translating into MPANKGNLSTPHKEKAGNGLTSGASKKKKRCTVKHKKHCKQYLQLHSEYRSTYTWHEYTGPHQEHTVVRRAPQPPPTSTKQPSAKLQSAKSTEDENNEGPTLEPPLPRRKKCPELAYKTHEFITAADGGGVDAVDSNVVADKVREVTAQSGLPPSQLSKAISRISTEYRLQFAWPRRPQLMNGETVAPGVPAAGIPAGTTGPPRKSLSMGALKQGIAPTGPAPVHKKRPGDVDHKRDGMQASELEPLVGGTGTDTIDGAVPEGDEREEDVSDLKITFRGKKSGRTVRILDDKVLGKQQEKPFPTSEVIELRRLADEYKHRDWGCGLAAEDEASLWKRVSSNHALNALSLARSVTKEEKEKENTRKVAPITTTMTMPPAGQPSCEQTRPIHGILQDDSKTDIERVSSLARARKDFLIRHHLDRTTGVGDGALLPSPTREKLEPVIPRRREDAKEHREEIQPKTKSSPKNSPRTGRSQSLGPTVTERRSPKRQPPRAPSVTKEAKEKEKEREPKDKEKEHREKSGEPERHPRPTGVSVTGPGHVRWSIREPSAVSSTGSSSSVPPLPPPPSGPGPTPFYRRSPQVHRKSFLATTAPPHRPLHHAKPSTTSTSTITTTTSTTVKPSVKHSVHTSVHHPPASSAAAAARPDRVKDISRCQQGPHEAQAKTNRDQPAAAAAAAAAADRSKSSSDSRYASNQANQANAVQPMTAEPQINGDVTGGESSVASTPPSQTQPPAMSATAVSPWIDDEPVVKSPPEPTRVKSPEQMIMRSPEPVNWTVPLDTGKTFTVTQNVREEPLTRPHSEAKTWAPSSAPSAPQSAPPELAAQHKSQHSQHSGYKSPESESVSLGSFTGLNGHKDMDSERDSPLPTNVQSASTPVQAEKEAGSVEEESKDQQRSEPSIKPVAGTNLRCLEDPGFEYDRKKDVGAQPTTTATMTTPSSSTPQPGYRILEAESPQAAGTTGGYHVLEAPTVVPGSAQRSAASEVLEKARNRFDKFWGKGSGSEN; encoded by the exons ATGCCCGCCAACAAGGGAAACCTGTCGACACCTCACAAAGAAAAGGCTGGAAACGGTTTAACCAGTGGAGCatcgaaaaagaagaaacgctGCACCGTTAAGCATAAAAAACATTGCAAGCAATATCTG CAGCTCCATTCAGAGTATAGGAGCACGTACACATGGCACGAATACACTGGACCACACCAGGAGCACACGGTCGTCCGTCGAGCACCTCAACCACCGCCGACGTCGA CGAAGCAACCGAGCGCGAAGCTACAATCGGCCAAGTCAACCGAGGATGAAAACAACGAAG GGCCCACGTTGGAACCACCGTTGCCCAGACGAAAAAAATGCCCGGAACTCGCGTACAAGACGCACGAGTTCATCACGGCGGCCGACGGTGGTGGCGTCGATGCCGTCGATTCGAACGTTGTAGCTGACAAAGTTCGG GAAGTTACAGCGCAATCGGGTCTACCACCTAGCCAGCTGAGCAAAGCGATATCGCGAATCAGCACGGAGTATCGGTTGCAGTTTGCTTGGCCTAGACGACCTCAACTGATGAACGGCGAGACAGTAGCGCCGGGAGTTCCAGCTGCCGGAATTCCAGCAGGTACGACAGGACCACCTAGAAAGTCTCTCAGCATGGGAGCTCTTAAGCAGGGTATCGCCCCTACAGGACCTGCCCCGGTGCACAAGAAACGACCCGGTGACGTCGATCACAAACGCGATG gGATGCAGGCATCGGAGCTGGAACCCCTGGTCGGAGGAACTGGAACGGACACTATCGACGGTGCGGTGCCCGAGGGCGACGAGCGCGAAGAAGACGTGTCCGACTTGAAAATAACTTTCAG GGGTAAAAAGTCAGGTAGAACCGTAAGGATATTGGATGATAAAGTGCTGGGCAAACAACAGGAGAAACCGTTTCCTACCTCTGAAGTGATCGAGCTTAGGCGACTCGCTGACGAGTACAAG CATCGCGACTGGGGTTGCGGTCTGGCAGCCGAGGACGAAGCTTCGCTGTGGAAACGGGTCTCCAGTAACCATGCTCTCAACGCGCTATCTCTTGCCAG GTCAGTGAcgaaggaagagaaagagaaggagaacaCGAGGAAGGTTGCCCCGATTACCACCACGATGACCATGCCTCCAGCTGGTCAGCCATCTTGCGAACAAACTAGACCTATTCATGGAATACTGCAGGACGATTCAAAAACC GATATCGAAAGAGTATCGAGTCTTGCTCGCGCAAGAAAAGATTTCTTGATTCGCCACCATCTGGATCGTACTACTGGCGTGG GCGATGGTGCACTGCTTCCCTCTCCGACGAGAGAGAAGCTGGAGCCTGTCATACCGCGACGTCGAGAGGACGCGAAGGAGCATCGTGAGGAAATTCAGCCTAAAACAAAATCTAGTCCGAAGAATAGTCCAAGAACTGGTCGTTCTCAGAGTCTTGGACCAACTGTTACGGAACGTCGATCACCGAAACGTCAACCACCGCGTGCACCATCCGTCACTAAAGAAGCTAAA gagaaagagaaagaaagagagccAAAGGATAAGGAGAAAGAGCATAGAGAGAAGAGCGGAGAGCCTGAAAGGCATCCACGACCGA CGGGTGTTTCAGTCACGGGCCCTGGCCACGTGCGTTGGAGCATACGGGAACCGTCGGCGGTTTCCTCGACCGGTTCGTCGAGCAGCGTGCCGCCATTACCGCCACCACCCTCGGGCCCAGGGCCTACTCCGTTCTACAGGAGGTCCCCACAGGTCCACCGGAAAT CCTTCCTCGCAACCACCGCCCCTCCCCATCGCCCTCTTCATCATGCCAAACCTTCAACCACCTCCACAAGTACCATCACAACCACCACAAGTACAACCGTAAAACCCTCGGTAAAGCATTCGGTTCATACGAGTGTCCATCACCCACCTGCGTCGAGCGCTGCCGCTGCGGCCAGGCCGGACCGTGTTAAAGATATAAGCCGGTGCCAACAAGGTCCGCACGAAGCTCAGGCAAAAACAAACCGTGACCAGCCAGCTGCGGCTGCGGCCGCAGCCGCCGCCGCCGATCGATCCAAATCATCCTCCGATAGTCGATACGCGTCAAATCAAGCCAATCAAGCTAACGCCGTCCAACCTA TGACGGCAGAGCCGCAAATAAACGGGGACGTGACCGGAGGAGAGTCGAGCGTCGCGTCAACTCCGCCGTCACAGACCCAGCCACCAGCAATGTCTGCCACCGCCGTAAGCCCGTGGATCGACGACGAACCGGTGGTGAAAAGTCCACCGGAACCGACCAGAGTCAAATCACCGGAACAGATGATCATGCGGTCGCCGGAACCGGTCAACTGGACGGTACCTCTGGATACAGGCAAGACGTTTACTGTCACGCAAAACGTCAGGGAAG AACCCCTAACGCGTCCGCATAGCGAAGCTAAGACATGGGCACCCTCCTCGGCACCTTCGGCGCCCCAGTCAGCACCACCTGAACTGGCGGCTCAGCACAAGTCGCAACATTCCCAACATTCCGGCTACAAATCACCGGAAAGCGAAAGCGTTTCCCTTGGTAGCTTCACTGGTCTAAATGGACACAAGGATATGGACTCGGAAAGAGACAGCCCGTTGCCCACGAACGTACAGAGTGCCAGCACACCTGTGCAGGCTGAAAAG GAAGCAGGAAGTGTCGAGGAGGAATCGAAAGACCAACAGAGATCGGAACCATCTATAAAACCAGTAGCAGGAACGAATTTAAGATGCCTAGAGGATCCAGGGTTCGAGTACGACAGGAAGAAGGATGTTGGTGCGCAGCCTACGACTACGGCAACCATGACTACACCGTCATCGTCGACTCCTCAACCAGGTTACCGTATCCTAGAGGCCGAATCGCCTCAAGCTGCTGGCACAACTGGCGGTTATCACGTGCTAGAGGCACCGACAGTGGTTCCAGGTTCGGCCCAACGTTCCGCGGCAAGCGAAGTATTAGAAAAGGCACGAAATCGCTTCGATAAGTTTTGGGGAAAGGGTAGCGGTTCAGAGAATTAG
- the LOC114880282 gene encoding bromodomain-containing protein 4 isoform X1 has translation MPANKGNLSTPHKEKAGNGLTSGASKKKKRCTVKHKKHCKQYLQLHSEYRSTYTWHEYTGPHQEHTVVRRAPQPPPTSTKQPSAKLQSAKSTEDENNEGPTLEPPLPRRKKCPELAYKTHEFITAADGGGVDAVDSNVVADKVREVTAQSGLPPSQLSKAISRISTEYRLQFAWPRRPQLMNGETVAPGVPAAGIPAGTTGPPRKSLSMGALKQGIAPTGPAPVHKKRPGDVDHKRDGMQASELEPLVGGTGTDTIDGAVPEGDEREEDVSDLKITFRGKKSGRTVRILDDKVLGKQQEKPFPTSEVIELRRLADEYKHRDWGCGLAAEDEASLWKRVSSNHALNALSLARSVTKEEKEKENTRKVAPITTTMTMPPAGQPSCEQTRPIHGILQDDSKTDIERVSSLARARKDFLIRHHLDRTTGVGDGALLPSPTREKLEPVIPRRREDAKEHREEIQPKTKSSPKNSPRTGRSQSLGPTVTERRSPKRQPPRAPSVTKEAKEKEKEREPKDKEKEHREKSGEPERHPRPRVVAGVSVTGPGHVRWSIREPSAVSSTGSSSSVPPLPPPPSGPGPTPFYRRSPQVHRKSFLATTAPPHRPLHHAKPSTTSTSTITTTTSTTVKPSVKHSVHTSVHHPPASSAAAAARPDRVKDISRCQQGPHEAQAKTNRDQPAAAAAAAAAADRSKSSSDSRYASNQANQANAVQPMTAEPQINGDVTGGESSVASTPPSQTQPPAMSATAVSPWIDDEPVVKSPPEPTRVKSPEQMIMRSPEPVNWTVPLDTGKTFTVTQNVREEPLTRPHSEAKTWAPSSAPSAPQSAPPELAAQHKSQHSQHSGYKSPESESVSLGSFTGLNGHKDMDSERDSPLPTNVQSASTPVQAEKEAGSVEEESKDQQRSEPSIKPVAGTNLRCLEDPGFEYDRKKDVGAQPTTTATMTTPSSSTPQPGYRILEAESPQAAGTTGGYHVLEAPTVVPGSAQRSAASEVLEKARNRFDKFWGKGSGSEN, from the exons ATGCCCGCCAACAAGGGAAACCTGTCGACACCTCACAAAGAAAAGGCTGGAAACGGTTTAACCAGTGGAGCatcgaaaaagaagaaacgctGCACCGTTAAGCATAAAAAACATTGCAAGCAATATCTG CAGCTCCATTCAGAGTATAGGAGCACGTACACATGGCACGAATACACTGGACCACACCAGGAGCACACGGTCGTCCGTCGAGCACCTCAACCACCGCCGACGTCGA CGAAGCAACCGAGCGCGAAGCTACAATCGGCCAAGTCAACCGAGGATGAAAACAACGAAG GGCCCACGTTGGAACCACCGTTGCCCAGACGAAAAAAATGCCCGGAACTCGCGTACAAGACGCACGAGTTCATCACGGCGGCCGACGGTGGTGGCGTCGATGCCGTCGATTCGAACGTTGTAGCTGACAAAGTTCGG GAAGTTACAGCGCAATCGGGTCTACCACCTAGCCAGCTGAGCAAAGCGATATCGCGAATCAGCACGGAGTATCGGTTGCAGTTTGCTTGGCCTAGACGACCTCAACTGATGAACGGCGAGACAGTAGCGCCGGGAGTTCCAGCTGCCGGAATTCCAGCAGGTACGACAGGACCACCTAGAAAGTCTCTCAGCATGGGAGCTCTTAAGCAGGGTATCGCCCCTACAGGACCTGCCCCGGTGCACAAGAAACGACCCGGTGACGTCGATCACAAACGCGATG gGATGCAGGCATCGGAGCTGGAACCCCTGGTCGGAGGAACTGGAACGGACACTATCGACGGTGCGGTGCCCGAGGGCGACGAGCGCGAAGAAGACGTGTCCGACTTGAAAATAACTTTCAG GGGTAAAAAGTCAGGTAGAACCGTAAGGATATTGGATGATAAAGTGCTGGGCAAACAACAGGAGAAACCGTTTCCTACCTCTGAAGTGATCGAGCTTAGGCGACTCGCTGACGAGTACAAG CATCGCGACTGGGGTTGCGGTCTGGCAGCCGAGGACGAAGCTTCGCTGTGGAAACGGGTCTCCAGTAACCATGCTCTCAACGCGCTATCTCTTGCCAG GTCAGTGAcgaaggaagagaaagagaaggagaacaCGAGGAAGGTTGCCCCGATTACCACCACGATGACCATGCCTCCAGCTGGTCAGCCATCTTGCGAACAAACTAGACCTATTCATGGAATACTGCAGGACGATTCAAAAACC GATATCGAAAGAGTATCGAGTCTTGCTCGCGCAAGAAAAGATTTCTTGATTCGCCACCATCTGGATCGTACTACTGGCGTGG GCGATGGTGCACTGCTTCCCTCTCCGACGAGAGAGAAGCTGGAGCCTGTCATACCGCGACGTCGAGAGGACGCGAAGGAGCATCGTGAGGAAATTCAGCCTAAAACAAAATCTAGTCCGAAGAATAGTCCAAGAACTGGTCGTTCTCAGAGTCTTGGACCAACTGTTACGGAACGTCGATCACCGAAACGTCAACCACCGCGTGCACCATCCGTCACTAAAGAAGCTAAA gagaaagagaaagaaagagagccAAAGGATAAGGAGAAAGAGCATAGAGAGAAGAGCGGAGAGCCTGAAAGGCATCCACGACCGA GAGTGGTAGCGGGTGTTTCAGTCACGGGCCCTGGCCACGTGCGTTGGAGCATACGGGAACCGTCGGCGGTTTCCTCGACCGGTTCGTCGAGCAGCGTGCCGCCATTACCGCCACCACCCTCGGGCCCAGGGCCTACTCCGTTCTACAGGAGGTCCCCACAGGTCCACCGGAAAT CCTTCCTCGCAACCACCGCCCCTCCCCATCGCCCTCTTCATCATGCCAAACCTTCAACCACCTCCACAAGTACCATCACAACCACCACAAGTACAACCGTAAAACCCTCGGTAAAGCATTCGGTTCATACGAGTGTCCATCACCCACCTGCGTCGAGCGCTGCCGCTGCGGCCAGGCCGGACCGTGTTAAAGATATAAGCCGGTGCCAACAAGGTCCGCACGAAGCTCAGGCAAAAACAAACCGTGACCAGCCAGCTGCGGCTGCGGCCGCAGCCGCCGCCGCCGATCGATCCAAATCATCCTCCGATAGTCGATACGCGTCAAATCAAGCCAATCAAGCTAACGCCGTCCAACCTA TGACGGCAGAGCCGCAAATAAACGGGGACGTGACCGGAGGAGAGTCGAGCGTCGCGTCAACTCCGCCGTCACAGACCCAGCCACCAGCAATGTCTGCCACCGCCGTAAGCCCGTGGATCGACGACGAACCGGTGGTGAAAAGTCCACCGGAACCGACCAGAGTCAAATCACCGGAACAGATGATCATGCGGTCGCCGGAACCGGTCAACTGGACGGTACCTCTGGATACAGGCAAGACGTTTACTGTCACGCAAAACGTCAGGGAAG AACCCCTAACGCGTCCGCATAGCGAAGCTAAGACATGGGCACCCTCCTCGGCACCTTCGGCGCCCCAGTCAGCACCACCTGAACTGGCGGCTCAGCACAAGTCGCAACATTCCCAACATTCCGGCTACAAATCACCGGAAAGCGAAAGCGTTTCCCTTGGTAGCTTCACTGGTCTAAATGGACACAAGGATATGGACTCGGAAAGAGACAGCCCGTTGCCCACGAACGTACAGAGTGCCAGCACACCTGTGCAGGCTGAAAAG GAAGCAGGAAGTGTCGAGGAGGAATCGAAAGACCAACAGAGATCGGAACCATCTATAAAACCAGTAGCAGGAACGAATTTAAGATGCCTAGAGGATCCAGGGTTCGAGTACGACAGGAAGAAGGATGTTGGTGCGCAGCCTACGACTACGGCAACCATGACTACACCGTCATCGTCGACTCCTCAACCAGGTTACCGTATCCTAGAGGCCGAATCGCCTCAAGCTGCTGGCACAACTGGCGGTTATCACGTGCTAGAGGCACCGACAGTGGTTCCAGGTTCGGCCCAACGTTCCGCGGCAAGCGAAGTATTAGAAAAGGCACGAAATCGCTTCGATAAGTTTTGGGGAAAGGGTAGCGGTTCAGAGAATTAG